Proteins found in one Drosophila innubila isolate TH190305 chromosome X, UK_Dinn_1.0, whole genome shotgun sequence genomic segment:
- the LOC117782276 gene encoding serine/threonine-protein kinase Tao isoform X1 codes for MPSARPGSLKDPEIADLFNKHDPEKIFEDLREIGHGSFGAVYYARCNLNKEIVAIKKMSYTGKQSQEKWQDILKEIRFLRQLNHPNTIEYKGCYLRESTAWLVMEYCVGSASDIIEVHKKPLHEDEIAAICLGVLSGLSYLHSLGRIHRDIKAGNILLTDNGVVKLADFGSAAIKCPANSFVGTPYWMAPEVILAMDEGQYDGKVDVWSLGITCIELAERKPPYFNMNAMSALYHIAQNESPTLPKNDWSDTFCNFVDLCLKKMPAERPSSAKLLQHAYVTRPRSETVLLELIARTKSAVRELDNLNYRKMKKILMVDTCETESAVGDTDDQQDDHAGGDSSKSNSITSEHSIHSVGVSAASSQSSSSNSIPAAAQNHLHMKAHQHHHHQQAAAVAAAMQHQRELQQQQPFGNWSNAQQQQQQQTSGGGGGGAVSRNSSRHRNLPPLPNIMHSMNNNVTPTNSASVVPAPQPAPAPAPTPPMSVMPPHLGMVGHGALGTGNTVGVGGCGNSTGGSPAGGDHRLPGLGPRYLSTPAAQAAVYAASSASSQQAISNAVNDHGPNNFATIRTTSIVTKQQKEHMQEEMHEQMSGYKRMRREHQATLLKLEEKCKVEMETHKSALDKEYDNLLHNFTRELERLEVRHQQDLERRSKQTTTAEKKLHKEITLKQEGDRKVHDLNRKKEYKANKERWKRELSMDESTPKRQRDLTLQSQKDNLKQHEAEVEQRLLQAQKQYIDLEMRKFKRRRMVMLHSLEDQLLCDELSKKQQQLEQAHGMLLKHHEKTQELEYRQQKSVHQLREEQINKQHDTELHNQKDYMDRIKKELVRKHALELRQQPKSLKQKELQIRKQFRETCKTQTKQYKRYKAQVLQTTPKEQQKEVIKQLKEEKHRKLTLLGEQYEQSIADMFQSQSYKLDESQVIECQRTNEQLEYELDMLTAYQNKNKKQAQEQRDRERRELENRVSVRRGLLENKMVAELQQFNLERAERLRTKHEKHAKELEAFDNESIALGFSTLSINEVSRETYPDEEGSLSGSMISLAHSNSSTSFPAGSL; via the exons ATGCCATCGGCACGTCCTGGTAGTCTCAAAGATCCGGAAATAGCCGATCTATTCAACAAGCATGATCCGGAGAAGATCTTTGAGGATTTGCGTGAAATTGGCCATGGCTCGTTCGGTGCCGTCTACTATGCCCGCTGCAATCTCAACAAGGAGATTGTGGCCATTAAGAAGATGTCGTATACGGGCAAGCAGAGTCAGGAGAAATGGCAGGATATTCTCAAGGAGATACG GTTCTTACGTCAATTGAATCATCCGAATACCATTGAATACAAGGGATGTTACCTACGGGAATCCACAGCCTGGCTAGTAATGGAATATTGTGTTGGATCCGCCTCGGACATCATTGAGGTGCACAAGAAGCCATTGCATGAGGATGAGATCGCTGCCATCTGTTTGGGAGTGCTCAGCGGATTGAGCTATCTACATTCATTGGGACGCATCCATCGGGACATCAAGGCGGGCAATATACTCCTTACGGATAATGGCGTTGTGAAATTGGCGGATTTTGGCAGTGCAGCTATCAAGTGTCCAGCGAATAGCTTTGTGGGTACGCCGTATTGGATGGCACCGGAGGTTATACTGGCAATGGACGAGGGTCAATACGATGGCAAAGTGGATGTCTGGTCTCTGGGCATCACATGCATTGAGTTGGCCGAAAGAAAACCCCCATACTTCAATATGAATGCCATGTCCGCACTTTATCACATTGCACAGAATGAATCGCCAACGTTGCCG AAAAACGATTGGTCCGATACATTCTGCAATTTTGTGGACCTCTGCCTCAAAAAGATGCCCGCGGAGCGACCATCATCGGCCAAACTGTTGCAACACGCCTACGTGACACGTCCGCGATCGGAGACCGTGTTGCTGGAGCTGATTGCGCGCACCAAGTCGGCGGTGCGTGAGTTGGACAACCTTAATTATCGCAAAATGAAGAAGATACTCATGGTGGACACCTGCGAAACGGAGAGCGCCGTCGGCGATACCGATGATCAGCAGGACGATCATGCAGGCGGTGACAGCAGCAAGAGCAATAGTATTACTTCCGAACACTCCATACACTCGGTGGGTGTATCGGCGGCCAGTAGTCAG AGCTCCTCGTCGAATTCCATACCGGCTGCAGCGCAGAATCATCTGCATATGAAGGcgcatcagcatcatcatcatcagcaggcAGCGGCTGTGGCAGCAGCCATGCAACATCAGCGagagctgcagcagcaacagccgtTTGGCAACTGGTCAaatgcacagcagcagcaacaacaacagacgtCGGGCGGAGGCGGGGGTGGTGCCGTGTCCCGCAACTCGTCGCGTCATCGCAATCTGCCGCCGTTGCCGAACATAATGCACAGCATGAACAACAATGTGACACCAACGAATTCGGCATCTGTCGTCCCGGCACCGCAACCGGCACCAGCACCTGCCCCCACCCCGCCCATGTCAGTGATGCCACCACATTTGGGCATGGTGGGACACGGTGCTCTTGGCACTGGCAACACTGTTGGCGTTGGCGGTTGTGGCAACAGCACTGGTGGCTCACCGGCTGGCGGTGATCATCGGCTGCCGGGACTTGGACCACGATACCTATCGACTCCGGCAGCCCAAGCGGCCGTCTATGCGGCATCATCGGCATCCTCGCAGCAGGCCATTTCCAATGCGGTCAACGATCATGGCCCCAACAATTTTGCCACCATACGAACCACCAGCATTGTGACCAAACAGCAGAAGGAGCATATGCAG GAAGAGATGCACGAACAAATGTCGGGATACAAGCGCATGCGAAGAGAGCATCAGGCGACATTGCTTAAGCTGGAAGAGAAGTGCAAGGTGGAGATGGAAACGCACAAGTCGGCGCTGGACAAAGAGTATGATAATCTTTTGCATAATTTCACCAGAGAACTGGAACGTCTTGAG GTCAGGCATCAGCAGGATTTGGAGCGACGATCGAAGCAGACGACAACGGCCGAGAAGAAACTACATAAAGAGATTACACTGAAGCAGGAGGGAGATCGCAAAGTGCACGATTTGAATCGCAAAAAGGAATACAAAGCGAACAAGGAGCGCTGGAAACGTGAACTCTCCATGGATGAGTCAACGCCAAAGCGACAGCGTGATTTAACCTTGCAATCCCAAAAGGATAATCTAAAGCAGCACGAGGCCGAAGTGGAGCAACGCCTGCTGCAGGCCCAGAAGCAATACATTGACCTCGAGATGCGCAAATTCAAGCGAAGACGCATGGTAATGCTGCACAGCCTCGAGGATCAGTTATTGTGCGAT gAGCTGAGcaagaagcaacagcagctggaacAGGCACATGGCATGCTCTTAAAACACCATGAAAAGACACAAGAGCTCGAGTATCGCCAACAGAAGAGCGTGCATCAGTTGCGCGAAGAGCAG ATAAACAAGCAACACGACACGGAGTTGCACAATCAAAAAGACTATATGGATCGCATCAAGAAGGAGCTGGTGCGGAAGCATGCCCTCGAGCTAAGACAACAGCCGAAGAGCCTTAAG CAAAAGGAGCTGCAGATACGTAAACAGTTCCGTGAGACGTGCAAAacgcaaacaaaacaatataaacGCTATAAGGCGCAAGTGCTGCAAACGACACCAAAGGAGCAACAAAAGGAGGTGATCAAGCAGCTCAAGGAGGAGAAGCATCGCAAGCTGACGCTGCTGGGTGAACAG TATGAACAAAGCATTGCCGACATGTTCCAAAGTCAAAGTTATAAACTGGACGAGAGTCAAGTGATCGAGTGCCAACGTACCAATGAGCAATTGGAATATGAACTGGATATGCTCACAGCCTAccagaacaagaacaagaagcaGGCGCAGGAGCAGCGCGATCGGGAGCGTCGTGAGCTCGAGAATCGTGTGAGCGTGCGGCGTGGTCTATTGGAGAATAAG ATGGTTGCCGAATTGCAGCAATTTAATCTGGAACGTGCCGAGCGCTTGCGCACGAAACACGAGAAGCATGCTAAAGAATTGGAAGCTTTTGATAATGAGTCAATAGCTTTAGGTTTCAG CACTCTATCCATAAATGAGGTATCACGCGAGACCTATCCAGATGAGGAGGGTAGTTTGTCTGGCTCCATGATTAGTTTAGCCCATAGCAATAGTTCAACAAGTTTTCCGGCTGGTTCGCTATAG
- the LOC117782276 gene encoding serine/threonine-protein kinase Tao isoform X2 produces MKLYCLNFAQFEVEADWALNTSLEEMHEQMSGYKRMRREHQATLLKLEEKCKVEMETHKSALDKEYDNLLHNFTRELERLEVRHQQDLERRSKQTTTAEKKLHKEITLKQEGDRKVHDLNRKKEYKANKERWKRELSMDESTPKRQRDLTLQSQKDNLKQHEAEVEQRLLQAQKQYIDLEMRKFKRRRMVMLHSLEDQLLCDELSKKQQQLEQAHGMLLKHHEKTQELEYRQQKSVHQLREEQINKQHDTELHNQKDYMDRIKKELVRKHALELRQQPKSLKQKELQIRKQFRETCKTQTKQYKRYKAQVLQTTPKEQQKEVIKQLKEEKHRKLTLLGEQYEQSIADMFQSQSYKLDESQVIECQRTNEQLEYELDMLTAYQNKNKKQAQEQRDRERRELENRVSVRRGLLENKMVAELQQFNLERAERLRTKHEKHAKELEAFDNESIALGFSTLSINEVSRETYPDEEGSLSGSMISLAHSNSSTSFPAGSL; encoded by the exons ATGAAATTGTATTGCTTGAATTTTGCTCAATTCGAGGTTGAGGCCGATTGGGCGCTTAACACAAGTCTT GAAGAGATGCACGAACAAATGTCGGGATACAAGCGCATGCGAAGAGAGCATCAGGCGACATTGCTTAAGCTGGAAGAGAAGTGCAAGGTGGAGATGGAAACGCACAAGTCGGCGCTGGACAAAGAGTATGATAATCTTTTGCATAATTTCACCAGAGAACTGGAACGTCTTGAG GTCAGGCATCAGCAGGATTTGGAGCGACGATCGAAGCAGACGACAACGGCCGAGAAGAAACTACATAAAGAGATTACACTGAAGCAGGAGGGAGATCGCAAAGTGCACGATTTGAATCGCAAAAAGGAATACAAAGCGAACAAGGAGCGCTGGAAACGTGAACTCTCCATGGATGAGTCAACGCCAAAGCGACAGCGTGATTTAACCTTGCAATCCCAAAAGGATAATCTAAAGCAGCACGAGGCCGAAGTGGAGCAACGCCTGCTGCAGGCCCAGAAGCAATACATTGACCTCGAGATGCGCAAATTCAAGCGAAGACGCATGGTAATGCTGCACAGCCTCGAGGATCAGTTATTGTGCGAT gAGCTGAGcaagaagcaacagcagctggaacAGGCACATGGCATGCTCTTAAAACACCATGAAAAGACACAAGAGCTCGAGTATCGCCAACAGAAGAGCGTGCATCAGTTGCGCGAAGAGCAG ATAAACAAGCAACACGACACGGAGTTGCACAATCAAAAAGACTATATGGATCGCATCAAGAAGGAGCTGGTGCGGAAGCATGCCCTCGAGCTAAGACAACAGCCGAAGAGCCTTAAG CAAAAGGAGCTGCAGATACGTAAACAGTTCCGTGAGACGTGCAAAacgcaaacaaaacaatataaacGCTATAAGGCGCAAGTGCTGCAAACGACACCAAAGGAGCAACAAAAGGAGGTGATCAAGCAGCTCAAGGAGGAGAAGCATCGCAAGCTGACGCTGCTGGGTGAACAG TATGAACAAAGCATTGCCGACATGTTCCAAAGTCAAAGTTATAAACTGGACGAGAGTCAAGTGATCGAGTGCCAACGTACCAATGAGCAATTGGAATATGAACTGGATATGCTCACAGCCTAccagaacaagaacaagaagcaGGCGCAGGAGCAGCGCGATCGGGAGCGTCGTGAGCTCGAGAATCGTGTGAGCGTGCGGCGTGGTCTATTGGAGAATAAG ATGGTTGCCGAATTGCAGCAATTTAATCTGGAACGTGCCGAGCGCTTGCGCACGAAACACGAGAAGCATGCTAAAGAATTGGAAGCTTTTGATAATGAGTCAATAGCTTTAGGTTTCAG CACTCTATCCATAAATGAGGTATCACGCGAGACCTATCCAGATGAGGAGGGTAGTTTGTCTGGCTCCATGATTAGTTTAGCCCATAGCAATAGTTCAACAAGTTTTCCGGCTGGTTCGCTATAG
- the LOC117782318 gene encoding vinculin encodes MPVFHTKTIESILDPVAQQVSRLVILHEEAEDGNAMPDLSRPVQVVSAAVANLVKVGRETINSSDDKILRQDMPSALHRVETASQLLEEASDMLRADPYSGPARKKLIEGSRGILQGTSSLLLCFDESEVRKIIQECKRVLDYLAVAEVIGTMEQLVQFLKDLSPCLSKVSREVGAREKELTHQVHSEILVRCLEQVKTLAPILICSMKVYIHIVEQQGKGAEEAAENRNYLAARMSDELQEIIRVLQLTTYDEDTSELDNLTVLKKLSNAISNKMELANEWLSNPYALRGGVGEKALRQVIDNANEISERCLPQDSYPIRKLADEISAMSNNLCELRQDGKGNSPQALALANGIRGRLGELQGLVRQAVLGVDKAGVQQTAHTIQGRLEQAVKWLQNPEINDGGLGERAINLIVEEGRKVAEGCPGHQKAEIMQLCDEVERLKRQAAGSGPAAKQAAKQLTQKLYELKAAIQNALVNRIVQDFMDVSTPLKQFTEAVMLPEGTPGREQNFNQKSNNLQAFSDRASKTSRMVAAGGACGNKKIAEILLSSAAQVDSLTPQLINAGRIRMNYPASKAADEHLQNLKQQYADTVLRMRTLCDQATDPADFIKTSEEHMQVYAKLCEDAIHARQPQKMVDNTSNIARLINRVLLVAKQEADNSEDPVFTERLNAAANNLERSLPAMVGDAKLVATNIADPAAAAAWKKSFQRLLGDVREVRDAIAPPQPPPLPTSLPPPIPELSALHLSNQNAERAPPRPPLPREGLAPVRPPPPETDDEDEGVFRTMPHANQPILIAARGLHQEVRQWSSKDNEIIAAAKRMAILMARLSELVLSDSRGSKRELIATAKKIAEASEDVTRLAKELARQCTDRRIRTNLLQVCERIPTIGTQLKILSTVKATMLGAQGSDEDREATEMLVGNAQNLMQSVKETVRAAEGASIKIRSDQTSNRLQWVRRQPWYQY; translated from the exons ATGCCCGTCTTTCACACAAAAACCATCGAGAGCATATTAGATCCTGTTGCCCAGCAG GTATCTCGCTTGGTCATTCTACATGAGGAGGCCGAGGATGGCAATGCGATGCCCGATCTCAGCCGTCCGGTGCAAGTGGTGTCGGCGGCGGTGGCCAATCTGGTGAAGGTGGGACGAGAGACGATCAATAGCTCCGATGATAAGATATTAAGGCAGGACATGCCGTCGGCATTGCATCGCGTGGAGACTGCCTCGCAGTTGCTCGAGGAGGCTTCGGATATGTTGCGGGCAGATCCCTATTCGGGGCCAGCGCGCAAGAAGCTAATTGAGGGAAGCCGCGGCATACTGCAGGGCACCTCCTCGCTGTTGCTCTGCTTTGACGAGAGCGAGGTGCGCAAGATCATCCAGGAGTGCAAGCGTGTTCTTGACTATTTGGCCGTTGCCGAGGTGATTGGCACAATGGAGCAACTGGTTCAGTTCCTTAAGGATCTGTCGCCCTGCCTCAGCAAGGTATCCCGCGAGGTGGGCGCCCGTGAGAAGGAGCTAACCCATCAGGTGCATAGCGAGATTTTGGTGCGTTGCCTGGAGCAGGTCAAGACTCTCGCCCCCATACTCATCTGCAGCATGAAGGTCTATATTCACATTGTCGAGCAACAGGGCAAGGGTGCCGAGGAGGCGGCCGAGAATCGCAATTATCTGGCTGCACGCATGAGCGATGAACTCCAGGAGATCATCCGTGTGCTTCAGTTGACCACATATGATGAGGACACCAGCGAACTGGACAATCTCACCGTTCTGAAGAAGCTTAGCAATGCCATTAGCAACAAGATGGAGCTGGCCAACGAATGGCTATCAAATCCCTATGCTCTTCGTGGCGGCGTTGGAGAGAAGGCTCTGCGTCAGGTCATTGATAATGCCAATGAGATCTCGGAACGTTGCCTGCCTCAGGATTCGTATCCCATTCGCAAGCTGGCCGATGAGATCAGCGCCATGTCCAATAATCTCTGTGAGCTGCGACAAGATGGCAAGGGTAACTCACCCCAGGCCTTGGCTCTGGCCAATGGCATTCGTGGTCGACTCGGTGAGCTACAGGGTCTTGTCCGCCAGGCTGTGCTCGGTGTGGACAAGGCGGGTGTCCAGCAGACGGCACACACGATCCAGGGACGTCTGGAGCAGGCTGTCAAATGGCTACAGAATCCAGAGATCAATGATGGTGGTTTGGGTGAACGGGCGATCAATCTGATTGTCGAGGAGGGACGCAAGGTGGCCGAGGGCTGTCCTGGTCATCAGAAGGCCGAGATCATGCAGCTCTGCGACGAGGTGGAGCGTCTGAAGCGCCAAGCGGCGGGAAGTGGACCCGCTGCCAAGCAAGCAGCCAAGCAGCTGACCCAGAAGCTCTACGAGCTCAAGGCGGCTATACAGAATGCCTTGGTCAATCGCATCGTCCAGGACTTTATGGATGTGAGCACACCGTTGAAGCAGTTCACCGAGGCGGTCATGTTGCCCGAGGGAACACCCGGACGGGAGCAGAACTTCAATCAGAAATCGAATAATCTTCAGGCGTTCAGTGATCGCGCCTCGAAGACATCCCGCATGGTGGCAGCAGGTGGAGCCTGTGGCAACAAGAAGATTGCCGAAATTCTGCTCTCATCGGCCGCTCAAGTGGATTCATTGACGCCACAGCTGATCAATGCCGGACGCATCAGGATGAACTATCCCGCCAGCAAGGCGGCCGACGAGCATCTCCAGAATTTGAAGCAACAGTATGCGGATACGGTACTCCGAATGCGCACCCTCTGCGACCAGGCTACCGATCCGGCTGACTTCATCAAGACATCCGAGGAGCATATGCAGGTTTATGCCAAGCTCTGCGAGGATGCCATCCATGCTCGTCAGCCCCAGAAGATGGTGGACAACACCTCGAATATTGCTCGACTCATCAATCGTGTGCTGCTCGTGGCCAAACAGGAGGCGGACAACTCGGAGGATCCTGTCTTTACGGAACGCCTTAATGCCGCCGCCAATAATCTGGAACGATCCCTGCCTGCAATGGTTGGCGATGCCAAGCTGGTGGCCACCAATATTGCCGATCCTGCTGCGGCTGCCGCCTGGAAGAAGTCATTCCAGCGTCTCCTCGGCGATGTTCGCGAGGTGCGTGATGCCATCGCACCGCCACAGCCGCCACCATTGCCCACATCGCTGCCACCGCCCATCCCGGAGCTCAGTGCTCTCCATCTCTCCAATCAGAATG CTGAGCGTGCTCCTCCGCGTCCACCACTGCCACGTGAGGGTTTGGCTCCAGTGCGTCCCCCGCCACCGGAGACAGACGATGAGGACGAGGGCGTGTTCCGtaccatgccacatgccaatCAGCCTATCCTG ATCGCGGCACGTGGTCTTCACCAGGAGGTGCGTCAGTGGTCATCAAAGGACAATGAGATCATTGCGGCCGCCAAGCGTATGGCCATACTGATGGCTCGTCTCAGTGAACTTGTGCTGTCCGATTCGCGTGGCAGCAAACGGGAATTGATTGCGACGGCCAAGAAGATCGCCGAGGCATCGGAGGATGTGACGCGGCTGGCCAAGGAGCTGGCACGTCAGTGTACGGATCGACGCATTCGGACGAACTTGTTGCAGGTGTGCGAGCGTATTCCCACCATTGGCACACAGCTGAAGATCCTGTCCACCGTCAAGGCGACCATGTTGGGCGCCCAGGGATCCGATGAGGATCGTGAGGCCACTGAAATGTTGGTGGGCAATGCCCAAAATCTAATGCAGAGT GTGAAGGAGACGGTTCGCGCTGCGGAGGGAGCTAGCATTAAGATACGCTCGGATCAGACCAGCAATCGACTGCAATGGGTGCGTCGCCAGCCCTGGTATCAGTACTAA
- the LOC117782337 gene encoding vacuolar protein sorting-associated protein 33A: MFPHLKSQRVNVELLQEAAIRELLHQLECIEGSKAVVLDEAMIRPLGLIAKPSLFTDRGIKLLALKPEMRFPKEPNNIIYIVRPQVSLMDQLVQHVKSNSQHGRQFHILFVPRRSCLCIKQLEDKDVMGAFGRLEELPWNFFPLDSDVVSMEMPNAYRDVAIDGDTTSLYQAAIGLVQLQRLYGRIPKIYGKGVQAQLVWDHAKQLAIDEKSLYNGDKGSIDQLILLDRGIDLLTPLATQLTYEGLIDEFYGIRQNQLTLPAEHFAGATGCSVSATGGPTGEDPERLLGDTARKTILLNSGEPLYDELRNKNFNEVRMLLGRKVKEIQLQVNVNHQELSMPDLKTYVDVLPKLMSLKKATSEHTAIAELIADKVNMYAFRDDLAAEQEFMICADIDRPSAYIEDLIARRTELRNVLRLICLQCAAASGFKERVLNYYKRELAQVYGLEVLLRVSNLEKAGLLHTQTESRAYAVLRKTLHLTVDDSIEVEPRDISYVHSFYAPLTARLVEHSLKPLGWQTLKSQINNLPGPTFEDFQVQLIGIGGRHGGGATPSEASLLHARRVVLVLFVGGCTFAEIAALRFLAAQEDNNVHFLIATTKIINKHTFLESVMGS, from the exons ATGTTTCCACACCTGAAAAGTCAACGCGTCAATGTGGAATTGTTGCAGGAGGCGGCAATCCGCGAATTGTTGCACCAACTGGAATGCATTGAGGGCTCCAAGGCCGTTGTGCTGGACGAGGCAATGATCCGACCGCTGGGACTGATTGCCAAGCCGAGCCTATTCACAGATCGTGGCATTAAGCTGTTGGCACTGAAGCCGGAAATGCGTTTCCCCAAGGAGCCGAACAACATAATTTACATAGTGCGGCCACAGGTGTCACTGATGGATCAGCTGGTGCAGCACGTGAAATCGAATAGTCAGCACGGTCGTCAGTTCCACATCCTGTTTGTGCCCCGTCGCTCCTGTCTGTGCATTAAGCAGCTGGAGGATAAGGATGTCATGGGTGCATTTGGACGCTTGGAGGAATTACCCTGGAACTTTTTCCCCCTGGACTCGGATGTGGTGAGCATGGAAATGCCGAATGCATATCGCGATGTGGCCATCGATGGCGACACAACATCCCTGTATCAGGCGGCCATTGGATTGGTGCAACTGCAGCGTCTCTATGGACGCATACCCAAGATCTATGGCAAGGGGGTGCAGGCACAGTTGGTCTGGGATCATGCCAAGCAGCTGGCCATCGACGAGAAGTCGCTCTACAATGGCGACAAGGGCTCCATTGATCAGCTCATATTGCTGGATCGGGGCATTGATCTGCTCACTCCGCTGGCGACCCAGCTCACCTACGAGGGTCTCATCGATGAGTTCTATGGCATCCGACAGAATCAGCTGACGTTGCCGGCCGAGCATTTTGCGGGTGCCACCGGATGCAGTGTATCGGCAACTGGGGGACCAACCGGCGAGGATCCGGAACGTTTGCTGGGCGATACCGCACGCAAGACCATCCTGCTCAATTCCGGGGAACCGTTGTATGACGAGTTGCGCAACAAGAACTTCAACGAGGTGCGCATGCTCCTGGGCCGTAAGGTGAAGGAGATTCAGTTGCAAGTGAATGTCAATCATCAGGAACTATCCATGCCGGATCTCAAGACCTATGTCGATGTGCTGCCCAAGCTGATGAGCCTGAAAAAGGCGACATCGGAGCACACGGCCATCGCTGAGCTCATCGCTGACAAGGTCAACATGTATGCGTTCCGCGATGACCTCGCCGCCGAACAGGAGTTCATGATCTGTGCGGACATTGACAGGCCCAGCGCCTACATTGAGGATCTGATTGCACGGCGCACTGAGCTCCGGAATGTGTTGCGTCTCATCTGTTTGCAGTGTGCCGCCGCCTCGGGATTCAAGGAACGTGTGCTCAACTATTACAAGCGCGAGCTAGCTCAAGTCTATGGCCTCGAGGTGCTGCTCCGGGTCAGTAATCTGGAGAAGGCTGGCCTGCTCCACACGCAGACCGAATCGCGTGCTTATGCCGTGTTGCGCAAG ACTCTTCATCTGACCGTCGATGACAGCATTGAGGTGGAACCGAGGGACATTAGCTATGTGCATAGCTTCTATGCACCGTTGACCGCCCGCCTCGTCGAGCACTCGTTGAAGCCACTGGGCTGGCAGACGCTCAAGAGTCAGATTAACAATTTGCCGGGGCCAACGTTTGAGGATTTCCAGGTGCAATTGATTGGGATCGGTGGACGGCACGGCGGTGGAGCGACACCAAGCGAGGCATCCTTGCTGCATGCCCGACGTGTTGTCCTTGTTCTCTTTGTTGGCGGCTGTACATTTGCGGAGATTGCCGCGTTGCGTTTCCTTGCCGCCCAGGAGGATAACAATGTGCACTTTCTGATTGCCACCACGAAGATCATCAATAAGCACACATTCCTCGAGAGTGTGATGGGCTCGTGA
- the LOC117782363 gene encoding DNA-binding protein K10, whose amino-acid sequence MVSKNNNFQSNRTMQQPQQQQQRQNVRAAIAPYRKPFRPQVQSQSQNQLMYTSCQMPSDPLYVDFNRPAPAPPAPSTKSTVPAVSTTNSANGSGSDGGGKKKLTKGKQLKGNKQQQQQYVPQMQMQQMQMAMPMHGAGGDNGWQPHPQQRFHAPNANRFNGPQRNGFNRGGGGPANRGSGGGRHMMGPMGPGPGPMGARRCPGPGQGPGPVGGPPFPPMPFQAPIPPMRCPMPPMGGPPPPPPFMRRNGRGVPPLPPPLMGPHMLGPRMRPRGMPPGHGPVPVPFNMAHMNGNLNLNGRKIKKPNAKLIKQAVKGKSTIKTLKNLVNQYPIDKPWVNDEIRAVHVEKLDIENRLKGNKDDQLFAQFKVQRDKFVSMYETAREDYLKQEAASVMAKDAKDKDKDNDKNANSNQNAVAKVGNAKNETSPIKDQNQTESNENVQQQQQQQQKTQQQLALKKIK is encoded by the exons ATGGTATCGAAGAACAATAATTTCCAATCGAACCGGACCatgcagcagccgcagcagcagcaacagcgtcAGAATGTACGTGCTGCAATTGCACCGTATCGCAAACCGTTCCGGCCTCAGgtgcagtcgcagtcgcaaaACCAATTGATGTACACATCCTGCCAGATGCCCAGTGATCCTCTCTATGTGGACTTTAATAGACCAGCGCCAGCACCGCCAGCACCATCGACTAAATCCACAGTGCCAGCGGTGTCCACAACCAACTCCGCAAATGGATCTGGATCAGATGGTGGCGGTAAAAAGAAGTTGACGAAAGGTAAACAGCTGAAAggcaacaagcagcagcagcagcaatatgTTCcacagatgcagatgcagcaGATGCAGATGGCGATGCCAATGCATGGCGCTGGAGGCGACAATGGTTGGCAGCCGCATCCGCAGCAGCGTTTCCATGCGCCGAATGCCAATCGCTTCAATGGACCGCAACGCAATGGCTTTAATCGCGGCGGAGGAGGACCCGCGAATCGGGGCAGCGGCGGAGGACGTCATATGATGGGACCCATGGGTCCAGGACCAGGTCCAATGGGTGCACGCCGTTGTCCGGGTCCGGGTCAAGGACCGGGACCAGTTGGCGGACCACCATTTCCTCCGATGCCATTTCAAGCACCCATACCGCCCATGCGCTGCCCAATGCCACCAATGGGCGGACCACCGCCTCCTCCACCATTCATGCGACGCAATGGACGCGGAGTTCcaccgctgccgccgccgctgaTGGGTCCGCACATGCTGGGACCACGGATGCGTCCACGCGGCATGCCACCTGGCCACGgacccgttcccgttcccttCAATATGGCCCACATGAATGgcaatctcaatctcaatggTCGCAAGATCAAGAAACCCAACGCCAAACTGATCAAACAGGCGGTCAAGGGGAAGAGCACCATCAAGACGCTGAAAAATCTGGTGAATCAGTATCCCATTGATAAGCCCTGGGTGAACGATGAGATCCGTGCCGTCCATGTCGAGAAGCTGGACATTGAGAATCGTTTGAAGGGCAACAAGGACGATCAGCTTTTTGCCCAGTTCAAAGTGCAGCGCGATAAATTTGTATCGATGTATGAAACGGCTCGTGAGGATTATCTAAAACAGGAGGCCGCTTCGGTTATGGCTAAG GATgccaaagacaaagacaaagacaatgacaaaaatgcaaattcaaatcaGAACGCTGTCGCTAAGGTcggaaatgcaaaaaatgaaacaagtCCAATAAAAGACCAAAATCAAACcgaatcaaatgaaaatgtgcaacagcagcagcaacaacaacaaaagacacaacagcaactggctttaaaaaagattaaataa